The Lemur catta isolate mLemCat1 chromosome 6, mLemCat1.pri, whole genome shotgun sequence sequence ATGGACTTGAATTTTTCCTggatgtgaaattaaaaaatacttggaaCAGTTTGGCATCTCATAGAAATCTAAAGTGTGTTTGGTAACATAACTTCTTTCAAATAGACCTGGGAGAATAATAGATATGGAGTAGTGACACAGGAAAGTGAATCTCAATGCTGGGAATCACTTGAAGTCCTAGTGAGTCCCTGGCTTCATataagaaagaattcaggagtgagccaacagtataaaatgaaagcaaGTTTTATTCAGAAGATATAGAAAACCTACTCCACAGAGTAGAGGCTAGTTCTCCTTGCAGAGGGGAGTAGGCCTCATGGATCCTTCAGCCCCTCTATTTAAGCAAAGCcttaattataggctaaacaagTTTGGGGGATGGTGGATATTCATGTTAGTTCTTGGAAAGGGCAATGTTTTCCTGGTATTAGGGTGGCACCCTCATTTTGACTGTATATGGTCAAACTGGAAGTGTCATGGCATCAGGTGCATGGTGGGAGTCGGAGGTTTCTTAGATActtttatggtaattttatgGTAACGATGGTATAATGAAGCTGTAATGTCAAGAAACAGTAGATTTCcccaccatcttggttctaaccaGTTGGAACTTGTGCTGCCACCATCTTGTTTTGATCAGGGTAGCTCGAAACTTTATTTTGAGACTTCTTGACTCAGGCAATGCCTGAACAATTAGGCAATGCATGAAACAATGCCTAGAGCAACACCTAAGGAAATGCTGAAGCGTtgcctgccagttccctgtctcaGTGATACATGGGTCATAGTGAGTAGAAGAACAATCCATGATTCATGATACAgattggaggcagagagagatacTGGGGAGAATTTTGTGTCTGTTTGAAGACCATCATAATCTTTTTCCAGTAActcttttttaattaagaaataatatgatttttttaataacacaCAAGATTATCAGGAAATATGTAAGAGTATAAATAAGAGTGAAAACTAAGGTAATAGCCAAAGCAGACATTTTTGAAATACATGTGATTGTAGGGctaaaatgaatttttgtgaaatcaaTTATAATTCTACTaggagaaaaggcaggaaaacTGACATTCTATATCTCTGTCAATGATAACATTACCTGGTTTATAGGCTGTTTAGATTCAAATTGTTGCatttatcaaattaaattttaattaggtgttattttttctgttcactagaatttgagaaaatttaaggCAAGAGCCATATTTTCATCACTACATCTTCAACACCTGTTATAAGATAATTAAGTATAACTGGAATGAGTTAATCATACATTAGAAAGTCCTTTAATAATTTTAGTATTTAACatgaatttctattaataaattattaaaaatgaaagagtataTAATACTCACTAAGAGGTTTTATACAATAAATTTTGCATATGACTTGCCTAATACAAAGTACAATGTGTAGAATATTATTATAGGAGatgttatttctcttctcttcttccaaacACCCTTGAGATATTTCTAGACTTTCAGATTAAATTCAGTTTTCTGGAAAGCTGAACTCTTACCAGTTTATCTAAATTTCATGCATTTTCcatgatgtttttaaatattttctcttctctctgtttttgttttaatttttagagttaTTTAATATACCTAAAGAAAAATACCACTgactaaaaaagaataataattgtTGATACCTTATAAAGTTCTTGgcagaattaaatgagctaatacatagaaaattattaaaatatgtctgCAATATGGTGATTGCTGAAAACCGTCATCTTCTGCCCTGCTATTACTACTTCTCATTATTGTCATAATTAATATtagtaatataataattttaatacatgtgactttctaatattttcaattattgaagtgggatatttgtattttattcccaCCCACTAGTGATTGTGGTTATTTGATTTCACAGAAATGCCAAATAGGATGGAATTTCCTAAAAACATTCATTTCTGTTACCTGGTAAGAATGAAAAGTTCCAAAGTCCTTATCTATCCTGATATTCTATCCATCAAACTAAATGCCCTGTCTCTTCCAAGGCAGACCACTCCTATTCAAAAACATAATCATTAACCAGGATTTTTCACTTCATCCAAATACATGTGAATAGAATAGTTTAATGTtcataaaattatgaagaaatattcaGCTTTATCAAATTTATTGAATGCAATgtggggaaaattttaaaatgaaaatggcaaAAACCATGTATAACTATACTGAAGCAAAGACTGTTTTGAGAGGGTATGCATAATAATAGAAAGCATTTacaagaattttattcttttaacattctttcatttactagaagaaaacataacctTTTGGATGGTGTCCTTAAAGGCCTGCTTTACTTGCTGGTTTCGCAGGGTGTATATAAATGGATTCATCATAGGAGCAACAGAAGTATTGAGAATAGCTACTCCTTTGGTCAAGGACGCTTTTTCTTTTGCAGAGGGATTAGCATACATGAATATGCAGCTTCCGTAAGAAATGGAGATGACAATCATGTGAGAGGAGCATGTAGAAAATGCCTTTTTTCTCTGACTAGCAGAAGGAAGTTTCAAAATTGTGCTAATGATGAACATGTAAGATAGAATGATTAATGCCAAAGTGAAAAGCAGAATCACTATCGCAGAGTAAAAGCCAATCACTTCTAGGAGCCATGTGTCTGAGCAGGATAATTGTAATAGGGGGAAATAGTCACAGGCAAAGTGATCAATGACATTGGAGCCACAGTAATCTAACTGGAGAAAAAGAATAACTGGTGGGAAGATATTTAAGAATCCTGCCAACCAAGCGCAAAAGACAAGCAATATGCAGACTCTCTTGTTCATGATGGTTGTGTAGTGCAGGGGTTTGCAGATGGCTACGTAACGATCGTAGGACATGGCAGTTAGAAGGTAAAATTCGGTTATACCcatgaagatgaagaaaaacaacTGAGCTGTACAACTATTGTAGGAAATAGTTTTGTCTCTGGTGATAATTGTGCCCAGAAATCTAGGGATACAGACAGTTGTAAAGGTTACTTCTAATACAGAGAAGTTCCTGAGGAAGAAATACATAGGAGTCTGTAGATGGGAGTCCACCAAGGTGAGAGTGATGATGGTCAAGTTTCCAGTGATGCTTAATATATACATgataattaaaaagagaaaaatcacaatcTGAAGCTCCGGGTCATCTGACAGCCCTAGAAGAATGAATTCTATGGGTACTGTGTGGTTTTTCATTGctgatctttatttttccccttttagaaCAGAAAATGTACGTTCTctcctataaaaatataaagaaaaaataaagaagtattgAGGATAggatataacattttaaaatatctataattatgattaatgtataaaatatttttaaaaacccatatgCTTTCCATCAGCAACCCTCTCCAATTCCCATTGTACCTTTCATTCAGGTAATAAATATTATCTGATGTTAAAAATCAATCTCTCTTCATTGAAAATACACTATTACAGGCCATGGATAAAAAATTCTGGTGTTAGCATTTAAACAGAAGCTAACTCTTCTAATGTTTCTTCAAAATTAAGcttctaattaatttttaaaatatttaaaaacatagaaagtattctaattgatttttttcc is a genomic window containing:
- the LOC123639708 gene encoding olfactory receptor 6C3-like, whose product is MKNHTVPIEFILLGLSDDPELQIVIFLFLIIMYILSITGNLTIITLTLVDSHLQTPMYFFLRNFSVLEVTFTTVCIPRFLGTIITRDKTISYNSCTAQLFFFIFMGITEFYLLTAMSYDRYVAICKPLHYTTIMNKRVCILLVFCAWLAGFLNIFPPVILFLQLDYCGSNVIDHFACDYFPLLQLSCSDTWLLEVIGFYSAIVILLFTLALIILSYMFIISTILKLPSASQRKKAFSTCSSHMIVISISYGSCIFMYANPSAKEKASLTKGVAILNTSVAPMMNPFIYTLRNQQVKQAFKDTIQKVMFSSSK